Proteins found in one Triticum aestivum cultivar Chinese Spring chromosome 4D, IWGSC CS RefSeq v2.1, whole genome shotgun sequence genomic segment:
- the LOC123099747 gene encoding protein DETOXIFICATION 21, giving the protein MDKCGLHMGMASALETLCGQSYGAKQYHMLGIYLQRSWIILFACAVAMLSIYLFTSPLLVFLGQDPAICSVAGTIALWYIPIMLSSVWSYTLQMYLQAQSKNAIITYLAFLNLGIHLLLSWLATARFDLGLAGVMGSNIIAVWIPVFGQLVFVFFGGCPQTWTGFSSAAFADLGAVFKLSMSSGVMLCLEMWYNTILVLLTGNMKNAQIALDALSICLNINGWELMISVGFLGATGVRVANELGAGSARRAKFAIANVVVTSFFIGFVLFVFFLFFRGNIAYMFTESRAVANAVADLSPLLAFSILLNSVQPVLPGVAVGAGWQSVVAYVNITSYYMIGIPLGVVLGYIVRFQVKGIWIAMLVGTLVQTVVLVYITLGTDWQKQVKIARERLKRWYMDEDTRLQGSAGK; this is encoded by the exons ATGGACAAGTGTGGATTGCATATGGGCATGGCGAGCGCGCTTGAAACGTTATGTGGTCAGTCGTACGGTGCCAAACAGTACCATATGCTAGGAATCTACCTCCAACGCTCATGGATCATCCTCTTCGCCTGCGCCGTCGCCATGCTCTCCATCTACCTCTTCACCTCCCCGCTCCTCGTCTTCCTCGGCCAGGACCCCGCCATCTGCTCGGTCGCCGGCACCATTGCCCTCTGGTACATCCCCATCATGCTCTCCAGTGTCTGGTCCTACACGCTCCAGATGTACCTGCAGGCGCAGAGCAAGAACGCCATCATCACCTACCTCGCCTTCCTCAACCTCGGCATCCACCTTCTCCTCTCCTGGCTTGCCACGGCTAGGTTCGACCTCGGTCTGGCGGGGGTCATGGGCTCCAATATCATCGCCGTGTGGATCCCTGTATTTGGGCAGCTCGTCTTCGTCTTCTTCGGTGGATGCCCTCAGACGTGGACAGGGTTCTCATCGGCTGCATTCGCCGATCTCGGTGCCGTCTTTAAGCTCTCCATGTCCTCTGGTGTGATGCTTTG TTTGGAAATGTGGTACAACACCATATTGGTCCTCCTGACTGGGAATATGAAGAATGCACAGATTGCACTCGACGCTCTTTCCATATG CCTTAACATCAATGGATGGGAGCTGATGATTTCAGTAGGATTTTTGGGTGCAACCGG AGTGCGAGTGGCAAATGAGCTTGGTGCTGGAAGTGCGAGGAGGGCCAAGTTCGCCATCGCCAATGTGGTCGTCACTTCCTTCTTCATCGGATTTGTGTTGTTtgtattcttccttttcttccgcGGGAACATCGCGTACATGTTTACCGAGAGCCGAGCAGTAGCTAACGCGGTGGCCGACCTTTCGCCTCTCCTGGCATTCTCTATTCTGCTGAACAGTGTTCAACCAGTGCTACCAG GCGTTGCTGTTGGTGCGGGCTGGCAAAGTGTGGTCGCCTATGTTAACATCACATCCTACTACATGATTGGCATCCCACTTGGGGTAGTGCTTGGTTACATTGTCAGATTTCAAGTAAAG GGCATTTGGATTGCGATGCTGGTAGGAACACTGGTTCAAACTGTTGTACTTGTGTACATAACACTTGGGACTGACTGGCAAAAACAG GTAAAGATTGCTCGTGAGAGGCTGAAGAGATGGTACATGGACGAGGACACAAGATTGCAAGGTTCAGCTGGAAAATAA
- the LOC123099748 gene encoding protein DETOXIFICATION 21-like yields MEKSKVPLLEPAWPPADIDRRSSAGGDEGEEEGLGRRLVEENRKLWVVAGPSICTRFSTFGLTIISQAFIGHIGPTELAAYALVSTVLMRFSIDVLVTRSSSLFCCSSFDRFVSSSVESFDLLIVVT; encoded by the coding sequence ATGGAGAAGAGCAAGGTACCTCTGCTGGAGCCTGCTTGGCCGCCGGCGGACATTGATAGGCGGAGCAGCGCCGGGGGAGATGAAGGTGAGGAGGAAGGGCTGGGACGGCGGCTGGTGGAGGAGAACAGGAAGTTGTGGGTGGTGGCGGGGCCGTCCATCTGCACACGCTTCTCCACGTTCGGCCTCACCATCATCAGCCAAGCCTTCATCGGCCACATCGGACCCACAGAGCTCGCCGCCTACGCGCTCGTCTCCACCGTCCTCATGCGCTTCAGCATCGACGTCCTGGTAACTCGCAGCTCTTCTTTATTTTGTTGTTCTTCTTTCGATCGCTTTGTGTCGTCGTCTGTCGAGTCATTTGATTTACTTATTGTAGTCACGTAG